In a genomic window of Prochlorococcus marinus subsp. marinus str. CCMP1375:
- a CDS encoding TIGR03279 family radical SAM protein, with translation MWKEPSPNSAIPSLTEVTKGYKPDPALIKIVDPGSIGEDLGFEAGDQLLTINGVKPRDLIDYKYLIAEEELELEVLDKNGERHNIQLEKNLDDDLGLIFTEALFDGLKQCNNNCSFCFIDQQPAGRRQTLYVKDDDYRMSFLYGSYLTLTNLMPKDWERIEAQRLSPLFVSVHATDSKLRSQLLKNDKAGLIMEQIKWFAEKKLQLHAQIVVCPGINDGKNLAKTINDLFQYAQGTWPAIISTAVVPVGLTRFRPDQDGLQPVNEECAKKVISLVERMQTDFQSKIGSRFAWLSDEWYLIANKQLPHRVAYEDLPQEENGVGSIRSFLEAMDIVTQHLPKKISKKKTCSWVVGKLVEQALSPISLRMNRIEGLSLKVFGLASPYWGKEKVVTGLLTGQDIINGLKNKELGDELLLPSVMLKHDELKFLDDVTVEEVANNLKIPIKIILGPDDFVEHLIGEQENDS, from the coding sequence GTGTGGAAGGAACCTTCTCCAAATTCTGCAATACCTTCTTTAACCGAGGTAACTAAGGGCTACAAGCCAGACCCAGCATTAATCAAAATTGTAGATCCAGGGTCAATCGGAGAGGATCTAGGGTTTGAGGCTGGAGATCAATTGCTAACAATTAATGGAGTAAAGCCTCGAGACCTGATTGATTACAAATATTTAATTGCAGAAGAGGAATTAGAACTTGAAGTCTTAGATAAGAATGGCGAAAGGCATAATATTCAACTCGAAAAAAATTTGGATGATGATTTAGGACTAATTTTTACAGAAGCATTGTTTGATGGTCTCAAACAATGCAATAACAATTGTTCGTTTTGCTTTATAGATCAACAGCCCGCAGGACGCAGGCAAACTCTTTATGTAAAAGATGATGACTACCGTATGAGTTTTCTTTATGGCTCATATTTGACGCTAACTAATTTAATGCCAAAGGATTGGGAAAGGATTGAAGCACAACGACTATCTCCTTTATTTGTATCAGTTCATGCCACTGATTCAAAATTACGTAGTCAATTATTAAAAAACGATAAAGCAGGATTAATAATGGAACAAATTAAATGGTTTGCAGAAAAAAAACTTCAATTGCATGCCCAAATAGTTGTATGCCCTGGGATTAATGATGGTAAAAATCTCGCCAAAACAATTAATGATCTATTCCAATATGCGCAGGGAACATGGCCGGCTATTATTTCAACCGCAGTGGTTCCAGTAGGTCTTACACGCTTCAGGCCAGATCAAGATGGATTGCAACCCGTAAATGAAGAATGCGCAAAGAAAGTCATTAGTTTAGTGGAGAGAATGCAAACCGACTTCCAATCTAAAATTGGAAGTCGGTTTGCATGGCTCTCTGATGAATGGTATTTAATAGCAAACAAACAACTTCCTCATAGGGTGGCTTATGAAGATCTTCCGCAAGAAGAAAATGGAGTAGGAAGCATCAGGTCATTTCTAGAAGCCATGGATATAGTTACCCAACATCTACCCAAAAAAATTTCAAAGAAAAAAACATGTAGTTGGGTGGTAGGTAAACTAGTTGAGCAAGCTCTCAGCCCTATATCCTTAAGAATGAATAGAATTGAGGGTCTTTCACTCAAAGTTTTTGGACTAGCTAGCCCATATTGGGGCAAAGAGAAAGTCGTCACTGGGTTACTAACTGGTCAAGATATAATTAATGGACTAAAAAATAAAGAGCTTGGGGATGAACTTCTACTGCCATCAGTAATGTTGAAACATGATGAATTAAAATTTCTAGATGATGTCACTGTTGAAGAAGTAGCCAATAATCTAAAGATTCCAATAAAAATTATATTAGGTCCAGACGACTTTGTAGAGCATCTGATTGGAGAACAAGAAAATGATAGCTAA